In a single window of the Armatimonadota bacterium genome:
- a CDS encoding CoB--CoM heterodisulfide reductase iron-sulfur subunit A family protein — MRLETQTGNGAPRIGVYVCHCGTNIAGMVDVKALTAYAATLPGVAVAREYKYMCSDPGQALIRSDIAEHRLNRVVVAACSPLLHEHTFRGAVEAAGLNPYYFQMVSIRELDSWVHTDPAEATRKAKDLVRAAVQRVILHKPLETRSVPVNPNVLVVGGGIAGIHAALTMANAGKHVYLVEREPTIGGHMAKFDKTFPTLDCAACILTPKMTAVGTHPNITLWTYSEVEKVEGYVGNYRVTVKRHPRYIIEDLCVGCQECIEACVYKEARVPDEFNLGLGKRKPIYLPFPQAVPLLVVIDPETCIEFKSGKCKKTCVEACGERGAIDFTQRERTEEIEVGAIILATGFKTFDARRIPYYGYGVYKNVYTALEVERLINAAGPTGGEVVLRDGRKPERVGIIHCVGSRDEHYNIYCSRVCCMFSIKLAHLIRERTGAEVYNFYIDIRTPGKGFEEFYRRVLEEGVHFIRGKVAQVSDWATSPEEEGKLIIQVEDTLAGMIRRIPVDMVVLSGALEPQADAEAVRRLFNISCSTEGWFLERHPKLAPVSTFTDGIFLAGACQGPKDIPDSVAQAGAAAAEALALVDAGRIALEPNTAYVVADDCSGCKTCIPLCPYRAIAFNGQTAKAEITEALCKGCGVCVAACPSGAIRQHLFEDAEIFAEIAGVLAAQA, encoded by the coding sequence ATGCGGCTTGAGACACAGACCGGAAACGGCGCGCCGCGCATCGGGGTATACGTCTGCCACTGCGGCACAAACATCGCCGGGATGGTGGACGTCAAGGCCCTCACCGCGTACGCGGCCACGCTGCCCGGCGTCGCGGTGGCGCGGGAGTACAAATACATGTGCTCCGATCCGGGCCAGGCCCTGATCCGGTCGGACATCGCGGAGCACAGACTGAACCGGGTGGTGGTCGCGGCGTGCTCTCCGCTGCTGCACGAGCACACCTTCCGCGGTGCGGTCGAAGCGGCCGGGCTCAACCCCTACTACTTCCAGATGGTCAGCATTCGGGAGCTGGACTCCTGGGTGCACACCGACCCGGCCGAGGCCACCCGCAAGGCGAAGGACCTGGTCCGGGCCGCGGTGCAGCGCGTCATCCTGCACAAGCCCCTGGAGACCCGCAGCGTGCCGGTGAATCCCAACGTCCTGGTGGTCGGCGGCGGCATCGCCGGAATCCACGCCGCCCTGACGATGGCCAACGCCGGCAAGCACGTCTACCTCGTGGAGCGCGAGCCCACGATCGGCGGGCACATGGCGAAGTTCGACAAGACCTTCCCCACCCTGGACTGCGCGGCGTGCATCCTCACCCCCAAGATGACGGCCGTGGGCACGCATCCCAACATCACGCTGTGGACCTACTCGGAAGTGGAGAAGGTCGAGGGGTACGTCGGCAACTACCGCGTCACCGTCAAGCGGCACCCGCGCTACATCATCGAGGACCTGTGCGTCGGCTGCCAGGAGTGCATCGAGGCCTGCGTCTACAAGGAAGCCAGGGTCCCGGACGAGTTCAACCTGGGATTGGGCAAGCGCAAGCCGATCTACCTGCCTTTCCCCCAGGCCGTGCCGCTGCTGGTGGTGATCGACCCGGAGACCTGCATCGAGTTCAAGAGCGGGAAGTGCAAGAAGACCTGCGTGGAGGCCTGCGGGGAGCGCGGGGCCATCGACTTCACCCAGCGGGAGCGCACCGAGGAGATCGAGGTCGGGGCGATTATCCTGGCCACCGGGTTCAAAACCTTCGACGCGCGCCGCATCCCCTACTACGGGTACGGGGTCTACAAGAACGTCTACACGGCGCTGGAGGTGGAGCGGCTGATCAACGCCGCCGGGCCGACCGGCGGTGAGGTCGTGCTGCGGGACGGCCGGAAGCCCGAACGCGTCGGGATCATCCACTGCGTCGGCTCGCGCGACGAGCACTACAACATCTACTGCTCGCGGGTCTGCTGCATGTTCTCCATCAAGCTGGCCCACCTCATCCGCGAGCGCACCGGCGCGGAGGTGTACAACTTCTACATCGATATCCGCACCCCCGGCAAGGGGTTCGAGGAGTTCTACCGGCGCGTCCTGGAGGAAGGGGTGCACTTCATCCGCGGCAAGGTGGCCCAGGTCTCCGACTGGGCGACCAGCCCCGAGGAAGAAGGCAAGCTCATCATCCAGGTGGAGGATACCCTGGCCGGCATGATCCGGCGCATCCCGGTGGACATGGTCGTCCTCAGCGGGGCCCTCGAACCGCAGGCCGACGCCGAGGCGGTGCGGCGCCTCTTCAACATCTCCTGCTCCACAGAAGGCTGGTTCCTGGAGCGGCATCCCAAGCTGGCGCCGGTGAGCACCTTCACCGACGGCATCTTCCTGGCCGGGGCCTGTCAGGGGCCCAAGGACATCCCCGATTCCGTGGCCCAGGCCGGCGCCGCGGCGGCGGAGGCGCTGGCCCTGGTGGACGCCGGGCGCATCGCCCTGGAGCCCAATACCGCCTACGTCGTCGCCGACGACTGCTCGGGCTGCAAGACCTGTATTCCGTTGTGTCCCTATCGCGCCATCGCCTTCAACGGACAGACGGCCAAAGCGGAGATCACCGAGGCGCTGTGCAAGGGGTGCGGGGTCTGCGTGGCGGCCTGCCCCTCGGGGGCGATCCGCCAGCACCTGTTCGAGGATGCGGAGATCTTCGCCGAGATCGCCGGGGTCCTGGCGGCACAGGCCTGA
- a CDS encoding hydrogenase iron-sulfur subunit, whose amino-acid sequence MDGPHKEQPAHGPAGTGWEPTIVAFFCTWCTYTAADLAGTSRLKYPPHARVIRVMCSGRVDPQFVVEAFARGADGVLIGGCHPGDCHYQEGNYKTLRRVALLRRVLGEMGIEDGRLRLEWISASEGEKVARVITEMVETLRALGPLALPARRAAWDAEVAPGTVEAVPAAAAGGER is encoded by the coding sequence ATGGATGGACCGCACAAGGAACAACCCGCACACGGGCCGGCCGGCACCGGGTGGGAGCCCACGATCGTGGCTTTCTTCTGCACCTGGTGCACCTACACCGCAGCCGACCTGGCCGGCACCTCGCGCCTGAAGTACCCGCCCCATGCCCGTGTCATCCGGGTGATGTGTTCGGGGCGCGTCGATCCGCAGTTCGTGGTGGAAGCCTTCGCCCGCGGCGCGGACGGGGTGCTCATCGGGGGCTGCCATCCCGGCGACTGCCACTATCAGGAGGGGAACTACAAGACGCTGCGCCGCGTGGCCCTGCTGCGCCGCGTCCTCGGGGAGATGGGGATCGAAGACGGCCGCCTGCGGCTGGAGTGGATCTCCGCCTCCGAAGGGGAGAAGGTGGCGCGGGTGATCACGGAGATGGTCGAGACCCTTCGCGCGCTGGGCCCGCTCGCCCTCCCGGCCCGGCGCGCCGCCTGGGATGCCGAAGTCGCGCCCGGGACCGTCGAGGCCGTGCCGGCGGCGGCCGCCGGAGGAGAGAGGTGA
- a CDS encoding oxidoreductase — translation MAQSGKPRVAFYWCASCGGCEEAVVDLAEDILGVVEAADIAFWPVALDVKRRDLEGLADGSLAAAFINGAIRTAEQEEMAHLLRRKAQLLIAFGACAHLGGVPALANLWDRAAIFRKVYEDAPSVVNEQGTRPQEVVPVDGERLTLPAFRDTVRALNQVVDVDYYLPGCPPTPKIIKEALEAILSGRLPPRGSVLAPDVALCEQCPLKDTKPEQLLLKEFRRPHEVLIDPKTCLLAQGILCLGPATRGGCEALCPRAHMPCTGCFGPTSRVVDVGAKMISAVASMVDATDPQAAEAILNTIPDPVGTFYRYSLAASRLRRRIQTPPPEAVRAQAAGG, via the coding sequence ATGGCCCAGAGTGGCAAGCCCCGGGTAGCCTTCTACTGGTGCGCCTCCTGCGGCGGGTGTGAGGAGGCCGTCGTCGATCTGGCCGAGGACATCCTCGGGGTCGTCGAGGCCGCGGACATCGCCTTCTGGCCCGTAGCCCTGGACGTCAAGCGCCGCGATCTGGAAGGCCTCGCCGACGGCTCCCTCGCCGCCGCCTTCATCAACGGCGCGATCCGCACCGCCGAACAGGAAGAGATGGCCCACCTCCTCCGGCGGAAGGCGCAACTGCTGATCGCTTTCGGCGCCTGCGCACACCTGGGCGGCGTCCCGGCCCTGGCCAATCTCTGGGACCGCGCCGCGATCTTCCGGAAGGTGTACGAAGACGCGCCGTCGGTGGTCAATGAGCAGGGCACCCGCCCCCAGGAGGTGGTGCCGGTCGACGGGGAGCGTCTCACTCTGCCCGCCTTCCGCGACACCGTGCGTGCCTTGAACCAGGTCGTGGACGTCGACTACTACCTCCCCGGGTGCCCGCCCACGCCGAAAATCATCAAGGAGGCCCTGGAGGCCATCCTCTCCGGCCGTCTGCCGCCCAGGGGCAGCGTGCTGGCCCCCGATGTGGCTTTGTGCGAGCAATGCCCGCTCAAAGACACCAAACCTGAGCAGTTGCTCCTGAAGGAGTTCAGGCGACCGCACGAGGTCCTGATCGATCCGAAGACCTGTTTGCTGGCCCAGGGCATCCTCTGCCTGGGGCCGGCCACGCGCGGCGGCTGCGAGGCGCTGTGCCCCAGAGCGCACATGCCGTGCACAGGCTGCTTCGGCCCGACCTCCCGGGTGGTGGACGTCGGGGCCAAGATGATCTCGGCGGTGGCCTCCATGGTGGACGCCACGGACCCCCAGGCGGCGGAAGCGATCCTGAACACGATCCCCGACCCGGTGGGCACCTTCTACCGGTACTCGCTGGCGGCCTCGCGCCTGCGCCGCCGCATCCAGACCCCACCACCCGAGGCGGTCCGGGCGCAGGCCGCCGGCGGCTAG